From the genome of Mugil cephalus isolate CIBA_MC_2020 chromosome 2, CIBA_Mcephalus_1.1, whole genome shotgun sequence, one region includes:
- the LOC125003894 gene encoding retinal cone rhodopsin-sensitive cGMP 3',5'-cyclic phosphodiesterase subunit gamma-like — protein MADAAVAAPADKKAPPKFKQRATRTFKSKAPKPGQKGFGDDIPGMEGLGTDITVVCPWEAFGDMELSDLAKYGIL, from the exons ATGGCAGACGCAGCTGTTGCAGCACCCGCCGACAAGAAGGCACCGCCGAAATTCAAGCAGAGGGCAACTCGTACTTTCAAGAGCAAAGCCCCTAAACCAGGCCAGAAGGG ATTTGGAGATGACATCCCTGGCATGGAGGGTCTTGGCACAGATATCACAGTTGTTTGCCCATGGGAGGCCTTCGGGGACATGGAACTCAGCGACCTGGCAAAATATGGAATTCTCTAG